One Oncorhynchus masou masou isolate Uvic2021 chromosome 18, UVic_Omas_1.1, whole genome shotgun sequence DNA window includes the following coding sequences:
- the LOC135503834 gene encoding large ribosomal subunit protein P2-like encodes MRYVAAYLLAVLGGNTNPSSQNIKDILGSVGIEADDQRLAKVISELMGKDINEVMNAGMSKLASVPVGGAVAVSAAGSAAVAPGAAPALEEKKEEKEESEESDEDMGFGLFD; translated from the exons ATGCGTTACGTGGCCGCCTACCTGTTGGCAGTGCTGGGTGGCAACACCAACCCCAGCAGTCAGAACATCAAGGACATCCTGGGCAGCGTTGGCATCGAGGCTGACGACCAGCGCCTGGCTAAG GTCATCAGTGAGCTGATGGGCAAAGACATCAATGAAGTCATGAACGCAG gaatGTCCAAGTTGGCCTCCGTGCCAGTAGGGGGGGCTGTGGCGGTGTCAGCGGCTGgatctgctgctgttgctcctgggGCCGCTCCTGCCT TGgaagagaagaaggaggagaaggaggagtctGAGGAGTCAGATGAAGACATGGGTTTTGGTCTCTTTGATTAG
- the kcna10a gene encoding potassium voltage-gated channel subfamily A member 10 encodes MEVAMVDFESLDDIDSSLKNELDNSDYPDETAALAVDIPPEQCSFPGSHHLFSPLPNHTSTPQPHCPSSLNPHIWHTSPCPSPSPKNLGVPQSPLMPAHSRRGHPRCASIITNWQKLLNSETQMQSETIFSRLAKECCEDVFMDKTGLDDGDQKVIINIAGLRFETQLKTLHQFPETLLGDPMKRMDYFDPMRNLYFFDRNRPSFDGILYYYQSGGKIRRPANVPLDVFADEIVFYELGSDATEQFREDEGFIKEVEIPLPTNEMYHQFWLLFEYPESSNAARGVALVSVFVIVISIIIFCLETLPEFRENSLDPVLPTTVTHLMPLDGSQSLDGLGTLFLPSAKPKTITSTFSDPFFIIETACIVWFFFELAVRFVVCPSKSDFFHNLMNIIDIVSIIPYFVTLVTELVTTPDQNSSQAMSLAILRIIRLVRVFRIFKLSRHSKGLQILGQTLKASMRELGLLIFFLFIGVILFSSAIYFAEVDEPSTQFVSIPDGFWWAVVTMTTVGYGDMCPITMGGKMVGTLCAIAGVLTIALPVPVIVSNFNYFYHRETEAEDKQPMADTAELAMQASGDSKHGSSTSLNKTNGTWQGN; translated from the coding sequence ATGGAGGTGGCTATGGTGGACTTTGAGAGTCTGGACGACATCGACAGCAGCCTGAAAAATGAACTGGACAACTCAGATTACCCTGATGAGACCGCTGCCCTGGCAGTCGACATTCCCCCCGAACAATGCTCCTTCCCCGGCTCTCaccacctcttctcccccctgCCCAACCACACCTCTACCCCCCAGCCTCACTGCCCCTCCTCACTCAACCCCCACATTTGGCACACCTCCCCATGCCCGTCCCCGTCCCCCAAAAATTTGGGCGTGCCTCAGTCGCCCCTCATGCCAGCCCACAGCAGGAGGGGGCACCCTAGATGTGCCAGCATCATCACCAACTGGCAGAAGTTGCTTAAtagtgagacccagatgcagagcGAGACCATCTTCAGCCGGCTGGCTAAGGAGTGCTGCGAGGATGTGTTCATGGACAAGACAGGTCTAGACGACGGAGACCAGAAGGTCATCATCAACATCGCCGGGCTACGCTTCGAGACGCAGCTCAAAACCCTCCACCAGTTCCCCGAGACCCTTCTGGGGGACCCTATGAAGAGGATGGACTACTTTGACCCCATGAGGAACCTGTATTTCTTCGACAGGAACCGGCCCAGCTTCGATGGCATCCTGTACTACTACCAGTCAGGAGGGAAGATCCGTCGGCCCGCCAACGTTCCACTGGATGTGTTTGCTGATGAGATCGTCTTCTATGAGCTGGGGAGCGACGCCACGGAGCAGTTCAGAGAGGACGAGGGCTTCATCAAGGAAGTGGAGATCCCTCTCCCGACCAATGAGATGTATCACCAGTTCTGGCTGCTGTTCGAGTACCCCGAGAGTTCCAACGCGGCACGCGGCGTGGCGCTGGTCTCCGTGTTTGTCATCGTTATCTCCATCATCATCTTCTGCCTGGAGACGCTGCCGGAGTTCCGGGAAAACTCCTTGGACCCCGTCCTACCCACCACCGTCACGCATCTGATGCCTTTGGATGGGAGCCAATCGCTGGACGGCCTCGGGACCTTGTTCCTGCCCTCGGCCAAGCCCAAAAccatcacctccacgttctccgACCCGTTCTTCATCATCGAGACGGCCTGCATCGTCTGGTTCTTCTTCGAGCTGGCTGTGCGCTTCGTGGTCTGTCCCTCCAAGAGCGACTTCTTCCACAACCTCATGAACATCATCGACATTGTCTCCATCATCCCGTACTTCGTCACCTTGGTAACAGAGCTGGTCACCACCCCGGACCAGAACTCCAGCCAGGCAATGTCTCTGGCAATCCTTCGTATCATCCGCCTAGTCAGGGTATTCAGGATCTTCAAGCTGTCCAGACACTCTAAGGGGCTCCAGATCCTGGGCCAGACACTGAAGGCCAGCATGCGGGAGCTGGGCCTGCTCATCTTCTTCCTCTTCATCGGAGTCATCCTCTTCTCCAGCGCCATCTACTTCGCCGAGGTGGACGAGCCCAGCACGCAGTTCGTCAGCATCCCCGACGGGTTCTGGTGGGCTGTGGTCACCATGACTACAGTGGGCTATGGCGACATGTGCCCGATCACCATGGGCGGTAAGATGGTGGGGACGCTCTGCGCCATCGCTGGCGTGCTGACCATCGCCCTGCCCGTCCCCGTCATCGTGTCCAACTTCAACTACTTCTACCACCGGGAGACGGAGGCAGAGGACAAGCAGCCGATGGCAGACACAGCAGAGCTGGCCATGCAGGCCTCAGGAGACAGTAAACATGGGAGTAGCACCTCTCTGAACAAGACCAACGGAACCTGGCAGGGAAACTAG